The Lentisphaerota bacterium genome contains a region encoding:
- a CDS encoding CopG family transcriptional regulator: protein MERRIGFVGIIVEKRETAGPLVNRVLADHADIILARVGLPCRERKVSVITLVVDATTDEMGRLTGRLGQIADVSVKSGLSK from the coding sequence ATGGAACGACGGATCGGGTTTGTCGGCATCATCGTCGAGAAACGGGAGACGGCCGGACCGCTGGTCAATCGCGTGCTGGCCGACCATGCCGACATCATCCTGGCGCGCGTCGGCCTCCCCTGCCGTGAGCGCAAGGTTTCGGTGATCACGTTGGTGGTCGACGCGACCACCGATGAAATGGGCCGACTCACGGGTCGGCTGGGTCAAATCGCCGATGTGTCGGTCAAGTCGGGCCTCTCCAAATGA